In Arachis stenosperma cultivar V10309 chromosome 1, arast.V10309.gnm1.PFL2, whole genome shotgun sequence, one DNA window encodes the following:
- the LOC130970837 gene encoding cysteine proteinase mucunain: MASTMAFMSSIILFHLLTISSAITTNQQPQQANTMRTDDEVMTMYEEWLVKHQKVYNGLGEKDKRFQVFKDNLGFIDEHNTHKNTTYKLGLNRFADLTNEEYRAMYLGTKSDPNRRIIKAKISAGNRYAYSARDRLPLHVDWRSKGALAPVKDQGSCGSCWAFSTIAAVESINKIVTGKLVSLSEQELVDCDKAFNEGCNGGLMDYAFQFIIANGGIDTEQHYPYKGIDGTCDPTRKNAKVVSIDGYEDVPVNDEKALKKAVAHQPVSVAIEASGRALQLYDSGVFTGRCGTSLDHGVVVVGYGTENGVDYWLVRNSWGKNWGEDGYFKLQRNVRGTNTGKCGIAMEASYPVKNGANAASERTGGSVSSA; this comes from the exons ATGGCTTCAACGATGGCTTTTATGTCCTCCATTATTCTCTTTCATCTCTTGACAATCTCATCAGCCATCACCACCAACCAGCAGCCACAACAAGCGAACACGATGAGAACCGACGATGAAGTCATGACCATGTACGAGGAATGGTTGGTGAAGCACCAAAAGGTGTACAATGGATTGGGAGAGAAAGACAAGAGGTTCCAAGTTTTTAAGGATAACTTGGGTTTCATTGATGAACACAACACACACAAAAACACCACATACAAACTTGGGTTGAATAGGTTCGCTGATTTGACGAATGAAGAGTACAGAGCAATGTATTTGGGGACAAAGAGTGATCCCAACCGCAGGATCATCAAGGCCAAGATCAGCGCCGGCAACCGTTACGCTTATAGCGCACGTGACCGGTTGCCGCTGCACGTGGATTGGAGGTCCAAAGGTGCACTTGCACCCGTCAAGGATCAGGGAAGCTGTG GAAGTTGTTGGGCATTCTCAACAATAGCGGCAGTGGAATCCATAAATAAGATAGTAACAGGGAAGCTTGTGAGTTTGTCAGAACAAGAACTTGTTGACTGTGACAAAGCATTCAACGAAGGCTGCAATGGTGGTCTCATGGACTATGCCTTCCAATTCATCATTGCAAACGGTGGCATAGACACCGAGCAACACTATCCATACAAGGGCATCGATGGCACATGTGATCCAACCAGA AAGAATGCTAAGGTAGTGAGCATCGATGGGTACGAGGATGTTCCGGTGAATGATGAGAAGGCTTTGAAGAAAGCTGTTGCTCATCAGCCTGTCAGCGTTGCTATTGAAGCCTCTGGCAGGGCCTTGCAACTCTACGACTCA GGTGTGTTTACGGGTAGATGTGGAACAAGTTTAGATCATGGTGTGGTTGTAGTTGGATATGGAACCGAAAATGGAGTAGACTATTGGCTTGTGAGGAACTCATGGGGCAAGAATTGGGGCGAGGATGGTTACTTCAAGTTGCAGCGTAACGTCAGAGGCACCAATACTGGCAAATGTGGAATAGCCATGGAAGCTTCATACCCGGTGAAGAATGGCGCAAACGCCGCTTCGGAGAGAACTGGAGGGAGTGTTAGCAGCGCTTGA
- the LOC130976221 gene encoding uncharacterized protein LOC130976221 — MLPAPYHRVSSSLPCCFAVHGESLSLLIRHEPPSQVNNEERERAARRRIAPPSRSRRPRRAAVEPTEQKSIAAVRASIAVREASMAVAVELTSERRELQVRGKGVAPPFFTAQQPPCRRVPPPLLTAACHRRCSPPRRSLAYAAAFRARFTGSREARHRHLQTPLPSPRRRGRGRNATRALPPRQFFFTVLLRRPWGVAVTADPPRAAITSQQRRERERAARRRIAPPSRSRRPRRAAVEPTEQKPIAAVRASIAVREASMAVAVELTSERRELQVRGKGVAPPFFTAQQPPCRRVPPPLLTAACHRRCSPPRATTAAHRRGEALPTLLPSGPDLPVTLFLAFLNPIPLLFYSTVLIFVSVSGSLLP, encoded by the exons ATGCTGCCCGCGCCCTACCACCGCGTCAGTTCCTCTTTGCCGTGCTGCTTCGCCGTCCATGGGGAGTCGCTGTCGCTGCTGATCCGCCACGAGCCGCCATCACAAGTCAACaacgaagagagagagagagccgCGAGGAGGAGGATCGCGCCACCCAGTCGCAGTCGTCGTCCTCGCCGCGCCGCCGTTGAGCCCACTGAGCAGAAGTCCATCGCCGCCGTTCGCGCCTCTATCGCAGTCCGAGAAGCTTCCATGGCCGTTGCCGTCGAGCTCACAAGTGAGAGAAGAGAGCTGCAGGTGAGAGGGAAAGGTGTTGCGCCGCCATTCTTTACTGCACAGCAACCGCCATGCCGCCGCGTGCCACCGCCGCTGCTCACCGCCGCGTGCCACCGCCGCTGCTCACCGCCGAGGAGAAGCCTTGCCTACGCTGCTGCCTTCCGGGCCAGATTCACCG GGAGCAGAGAAGCGCGCCACCGCCACCTCCAGACGCCCTTGCCGTCGCCGAGGAGGAGAGGAAGAGGAAGGAATGCTACCCGCGCCCTACCACCGCGTCAGTTCTTCTTCACCGTGCTGCTTCGCCGTCCATGGGGAGTCGCTGTCACTGCTGATCCGCCACGAGCCGCCATCACAAGTCAACaacgaagagagagagagagagccgCGAGGAGGAGGATCGCGCCACCCAGTCGCAGTCGTCGTCCTCGCCGCGCCGCCGTCGAGCCCACTGAGCAGAAGCCCATCGCCGCCGTTCGCGCCTCTATCGCAGTCCGAGAAGCTTCCATGGCCGTTGCCGTCGAGCTCACAAGTGAGAGAAGAGAGCTGCAGGTGAGAGGGAAAGGTGTTGCGCCGCCATTCTTTACTGCACAGCAACCGCCATGCCGCCGCGTGCCACCGCCGCTGCTCACCGCCGCGTGCCACCGCCGCTGCTCACCGCCGCGTGCCACCACCGCTGCTCACCGCCGAGGAGAAGCCTTGCCTACGCTGCTGCCTTCCGGGCCAGATTTACCGGTAACCCTGTTTCTTGCTTTCTTGAACCCTATTCCACTTCTATTCTATTCCACTGTTTTGATTTTTGTTAGTGTCTCTGGCTCTCTGCTGCCTTAA